TCATAGCTTATATTGATAATGGAAACGATATTTTATCCGTATACTTCATCAATAATACTGATTACTCTCTTCTCTTTTCTTTCTGCGAAAAAATCAACCAAGCCAATAAAGGCATAGTTTCCGGAAAGCTTGAGGCTCGTAGCAAGACGAAAATAAAAGAACTCAACTTTAACAAGTTCGAAAAATGGACTCCATTATTTGTTAGATACATGATGCATTCCAATGACTTTTTCCCTCATACCTCTTTTTTTGAAAAAACCATCAAGTTTAAAGCTTCCACTTTTCACAAAAGCAAAGGCACAGCGCCAATATTGGGCCAGCCAGGACATATCATACAACTTGACGCGGACATAAGAGAAATAAAGCCGGAAGTGCTAAAAAGCAACATGATGGAAACCGAACCATCAAAAGAATCAAAAACAGAACCTACCGCAATAATAGAAAAGCCATCTACAGTAATTGACTTGCATATCGAAAAGCTAACCGACGATCATGGCAAAATGTCAAATTCCCAAAAACTAAAATTGCAACTTGAAACCTTTGAAAATAAACTGCACGATGCAATCGCTACAAACATGGATGAAATCACATTCATTCATGGTCTTGGAAACGGAACACTTAGAGACAATATTCAAAAAAGCTTAAGCAAGGCTGAAGATATCAAATATTTCGAAGACGCAATGAAGAATAAATTTGGTTATGGCGCAACTAAAGTAAAATTAAAATAAAGAACTTTTTAGAAAAAATTACATCGAGTCATTTTTTTCAACTTTGCACTTACTAGCTAGGCATGATCATTCTCTTTGTCATTTGAAAGCAAAAAAGAGCCAATCTGAATGTATATTATATTTTTTTTAAGAAATTTTAAAAAGTTTTACATTCAGATTGGTTACAATCCTTACATAAATCGAACTTAAACAAGTAAGTAGCAAATAGCTATTATTCGAACATTTTCATATTTTCAATACGTATTTAAACCAAAACAAGAAAATGATTACAAATTCATCGGAAAGTTTTCTTGAAGAAGAATAAGTCGTAGTTTTGCGTGATTTGCAAGTTGTCTTATCGCTCTTGGCTTGACCAAGTGAGGAAAGTCCGGGCAACACAGAGCATCGTACTTCCTAACGGGAAGGCATATGCCTAGCATGTGACAGAAAGTGCCACAGAAAACAAACCGCCTCATTGAGGTAAGGGTGAAAAGGCGAGGTAAGAGCTCACCGCTTGGCAGGCGACTGTCAAGGCAGGGTAAACCTTACGAGTTGAAAGGCCAAATATACCAGTGCTTGAGGGTTGCTCGCCCGATACTGGAGGGTAGGCTGATTGAGTCATTTGGCGACAAATGATCCAGATAAATGATAAGAACTCATTATGAGTACAGAACCCGGCTTATAGGCTTGCAAATTTTTTTCTTCTTCAAATGACTCCGACGAATTGCAGGATTTTTTCATCAAGACATTACTATTATGCCTAAAATTCTACTCGTCGACGACGAA
The Aureibacter tunicatorum DNA segment above includes these coding regions:
- a CDS encoding Smr/MutS family protein, which translates into the protein MNIGDKVRLLHSNDEGIISKIKGNIIEVEIEDGFHIPAMKNEVVLITKEEDKYFDEPEENSSSSNTKNKPLPQIKAEKGIFIAYIDNGNDILSVYFINNTDYSLLFSFCEKINQANKGIVSGKLEARSKTKIKELNFNKFEKWTPLFVRYMMHSNDFFPHTSFFEKTIKFKASTFHKSKGTAPILGQPGHIIQLDADIREIKPEVLKSNMMETEPSKESKTEPTAIIEKPSTVIDLHIEKLTDDHGKMSNSQKLKLQLETFENKLHDAIATNMDEITFIHGLGNGTLRDNIQKSLSKAEDIKYFEDAMKNKFGYGATKVKLK